A genomic window from Lentibacter algarum includes:
- a CDS encoding peroxiredoxin, protein MTISVGDKLPEVAVMTLGADGPAPVELGEKLKGRKVVIFAVPGAYTPTCHSAHVPSFVRQKEALAAKGVEEIICLSVNDPWVMNAWGEATGAAGEGITMLADSSGAFTKAIGMDFDAPPVGFVSRSKRYALMAEDGVVKVLHAEESPGTCEISGGEAMVAAL, encoded by the coding sequence ATGACGATTTCAGTTGGAGACAAGCTGCCAGAGGTGGCGGTAATGACGCTTGGTGCGGACGGGCCTGCGCCCGTGGAGTTGGGCGAAAAGCTCAAAGGGCGCAAGGTTGTGATCTTTGCTGTTCCAGGCGCCTACACGCCGACTTGTCATTCGGCACATGTGCCAAGCTTCGTTCGCCAGAAAGAGGCGCTTGCCGCCAAGGGCGTGGAGGAGATCATCTGCCTTTCGGTCAATGACCCATGGGTTATGAACGCTTGGGGCGAGGCTACGGGCGCGGCAGGTGAGGGCATCACAATGCTTGCGGATTCTTCAGGTGCTTTTACCAAGGCGATTGGCATGGATTTTGATGCGCCGCCCGTTGGCTTTGTGAGCCGCTCCAAGCGCTATGCTTTGATGGCAGAGGATGGCGTTGTGAAAGTACTGCACGCCGAAGAGAGCCCTGGAACTTGCGAAATTTCTGGTGGTGAAGCGATGGTTGCTGCGCTTTAA
- a CDS encoding FAD-dependent oxidoreductase: MSHIVVVGAGQAGASLVAKLRNEGFDGEITLIGEETAPPYQRPPLSKAYLLGDMELERLYLRPESFYADQNISLRLGAHVSAIDPAAKTLTVDGETLAYDQLALTTGSTPRRLPAAIGGALDGVYVVRGLSDVDAMEPEFGEGKRVLIIGGGYIGLEAAAVAAKKGLNVTLVEMADRILQRVASPETSDYFRALHTAHGVNILEGTGLTRLIGDTRVTGAELSDGTILEIDFALVGVGIAPATALAEAAGLTLDNGIMTDAHGRTSDAHIWAAGDCASFPYRDGRIRLESVPNAIDQAEIVAQNMLGKAVEYTAKPWFWSDQYDVKLQIAGLNTGYDRVVTRKGEKDGAVSFWYYGGQTLLAVDAANDPRAYMIGKRLIEAGKSPAPELVADPATELKALMSA, from the coding sequence ATGTCTCATATCGTCGTTGTAGGAGCAGGTCAGGCAGGAGCGTCTCTTGTCGCCAAGCTGCGAAACGAAGGCTTTGATGGAGAGATCACCCTGATTGGCGAGGAAACTGCGCCCCCCTACCAGCGCCCGCCACTCTCCAAGGCCTATCTCTTGGGCGATATGGAACTTGAGCGGCTCTACCTGCGCCCCGAAAGTTTTTATGCCGATCAGAACATTTCCCTGCGCCTCGGCGCACATGTCAGCGCGATTGATCCCGCCGCCAAGACGCTGACGGTTGATGGCGAAACACTCGCCTACGACCAGCTCGCGCTCACAACAGGCTCGACCCCTCGCCGTCTGCCCGCCGCAATCGGCGGCGCGCTTGACGGAGTCTATGTCGTGCGCGGCTTGTCCGATGTCGACGCGATGGAGCCAGAATTTGGCGAAGGCAAACGCGTCCTGATTATTGGTGGAGGCTATATCGGCCTTGAGGCCGCTGCCGTGGCCGCCAAAAAGGGCCTCAATGTCACTCTGGTCGAAATGGCCGACCGTATCCTGCAGCGCGTCGCCTCGCCCGAAACATCAGATTACTTCCGTGCTTTGCATACAGCACACGGGGTCAATATCCTTGAAGGCACAGGGCTCACCCGCCTCATTGGCGACACCCGCGTCACAGGGGCGGAACTGTCAGACGGAACGATCCTTGAGATCGACTTCGCCCTTGTCGGCGTTGGCATTGCCCCCGCCACAGCTCTGGCCGAAGCCGCAGGCCTCACGCTGGACAACGGCATCATGACAGACGCACACGGGCGCACCTCTGACGCCCACATCTGGGCCGCAGGCGATTGCGCGTCATTCCCGTATCGTGACGGACGCATCCGCCTTGAGTCTGTGCCAAACGCCATCGATCAGGCCGAGATCGTCGCACAAAATATGCTTGGCAAAGCCGTTGAATACACGGCCAAGCCTTGGTTCTGGTCGGATCAATACGACGTCAAACTCCAGATCGCGGGCCTCAACACAGGCTATGACCGCGTCGTCACCCGCAAAGGCGAAAAAGACGGCGCAGTCTCCTTCTGGTATTACGGGGGGCAGACGCTCCTCGCTGTCGACGCGGCCAATGATCCTCGCGCCTATATGATTGGCAAGCGCCTCATCGAGGCAGGCAAATCTCCCGCGCCAGAATTGGTCGCAGACCCCGCCACAGAGCTTAAAGCGCTGATGTCGGCGTGA
- the rsmD gene encoding 16S rRNA (guanine(966)-N(2))-methyltransferase RsmD translates to MRIIAGQHRGLQLASVGQGDTDAHLRPTSDRVRESLFNILSHYGQPSGARVLDLFAGTGALGLEALSRGATHVTYVENGRAGQKLILENLTKARRTQDATLLKSDATSLPPAKVPCNLVFLDPPYGKALGEQALASARAQGWLSEDALVVWEESAPMYAPQGFTLEDQRKYGSTVITLLRA, encoded by the coding sequence GTGAGGATTATTGCAGGACAACATCGCGGCCTTCAGCTTGCAAGCGTTGGCCAAGGCGACACAGACGCCCACTTGCGCCCCACGTCAGACCGCGTGCGCGAAAGCCTCTTCAATATCCTCTCACATTACGGCCAGCCCTCTGGTGCGCGCGTGCTTGATCTCTTCGCAGGCACAGGCGCACTTGGCCTCGAAGCGCTCAGCCGTGGCGCAACCCATGTAACCTATGTAGAAAATGGGCGCGCAGGCCAAAAGCTCATCCTAGAGAACCTGACCAAAGCCCGCCGCACGCAAGACGCGACCCTTCTCAAAAGTGACGCCACAAGCCTTCCTCCAGCCAAAGTCCCCTGCAATCTGGTCTTTCTAGATCCCCCCTATGGCAAAGCTTTGGGCGAACAGGCTCTCGCCTCCGCCCGTGCCCAAGGCTGGCTCTCTGAGGATGCGCTCGTTGTCTGGGAAGAAAGCGCGCCAATGTATGCGCCTCAAGGCTTCACGCTAGAGGATCAGCGCAAATACGGCAGCACAGTCATCACGCTCCTGCGTGCCTAG
- a CDS encoding YaeQ family protein — protein MAQKATIYKVELSVSDMDRHYYETHKLTVAKHPSETDERLMVRLLAFALNAHEQLEMTKGISTDDEPDIWQKSLSNELELWVSLGQPSEKLVRQSCGKASKVAIYSYGGRTAEMWWDKLKNSTSRFDNLQVMNLSEKDTGELAKLANRSMKLQVNIQDGEVMVSGDEGMVYVTLVEWKSAGQ, from the coding sequence ATGGCGCAAAAAGCTACGATATATAAAGTTGAACTTTCTGTGTCTGATATGGATCGTCATTACTACGAGACGCATAAGTTGACTGTTGCAAAGCACCCGTCGGAGACGGATGAGCGCTTGATGGTTCGCTTGCTCGCTTTTGCTCTGAATGCGCATGAGCAGTTGGAGATGACCAAGGGGATTTCGACGGACGATGAGCCCGACATTTGGCAAAAGAGCTTGAGCAATGAGCTTGAGCTATGGGTTTCACTGGGGCAACCGAGTGAGAAGCTTGTGCGGCAATCCTGCGGCAAGGCGAGTAAAGTGGCTATTTACAGCTATGGCGGCCGGACCGCAGAGATGTGGTGGGACAAGCTTAAGAACAGCACGAGCCGTTTTGACAACCTTCAGGTTATGAACCTGTCGGAGAAAGACACTGGCGAGCTGGCAAAACTGGCGAACCGCTCGATGAAACTTCAGGTCAACATTCAGGACGGAGAAGTTATGGTCAGCGGTGATGAGGGCATGGTTTATGTGACGCTTGTGGAGTGGAAAAGCGCTGGTCAGTGA
- a CDS encoding GNAT family N-acetyltransferase, which produces MTLPSIQKIYDVVDGTWPAAEYMQTGPWLFRRGAGGGQRVSATTARGPFTVEDIATAEAQMKAMGQPNLFMIREGDETLDALLAEQGYVIHDPVTAYVAPVSIFAEKHPPRICALLAWEPLAIMLDIWAKGGITEGRIDVMHRAQGPKTGLIGRLNDHPAAAAFCAIHDGVAMVHALEVLPHQRHQSMGKFAMYELAHWAARNGASHISLVVTQANQAGNALYTSLGMTSVGQYHYRLKKEGQT; this is translated from the coding sequence ATGACTCTCCCTAGCATCCAGAAAATCTATGATGTGGTCGATGGCACATGGCCTGCCGCCGAATATATGCAGACAGGCCCATGGCTCTTTCGGCGCGGCGCAGGCGGCGGCCAGCGCGTCAGCGCCACAACCGCCCGTGGCCCCTTCACTGTCGAGGATATCGCCACAGCCGAAGCGCAGATGAAGGCGATGGGCCAGCCCAATCTCTTCATGATCCGCGAAGGCGACGAGACGCTCGATGCACTCCTCGCAGAGCAAGGCTATGTGATCCATGACCCCGTCACAGCTTACGTCGCTCCCGTTTCAATCTTTGCCGAGAAACACCCGCCGCGCATCTGCGCGCTTCTGGCATGGGAACCACTGGCAATCATGCTCGACATCTGGGCCAAAGGCGGCATCACTGAGGGCCGAATTGATGTGATGCACCGCGCCCAAGGCCCAAAGACAGGCCTCATCGGACGTCTCAATGATCACCCTGCCGCCGCAGCATTTTGTGCCATTCATGACGGTGTCGCCATGGTTCATGCGCTTGAGGTCTTGCCCCATCAGCGCCATCAAAGCATGGGCAAGTTCGCCATGTACGAACTCGCCCACTGGGCCGCGCGCAACGGGGCAAGCCATATCTCGCTTGTGGTCACTCAAGCCAATCAGGCGGGCAACGCGCTCTACACTTCCCTCGGCATGACATCTGTGGGACAGTATCACTACCGCTTGAAGAAAGAGGGCCAGACATGA
- a CDS encoding peroxidase-related enzyme (This protein belongs to a clade of uncharacterized proteins related to peroxidases such as the alkylhydroperoxidase AhpD.): MSHKQPTALDLPMLDPLPDETQKYFDICQDKLGLVPNVLQAYAFDIDKLNAFTALYNDLMLAQSGLSKLEREMIAVAVSSINKCFYCLTAHGQAVRQLSGDPMLGEMLVMNWRAADLDARQTAMLSFSEKITVASYTIVEADREALRAVGFSDRDIWDIANVAGFYNMTNRVASATDMRPNDEYHAQSR; the protein is encoded by the coding sequence ATGAGCCATAAACAACCGACTGCACTTGACCTTCCGATGCTTGATCCGCTCCCCGACGAGACGCAGAAATACTTTGATATCTGTCAGGACAAGCTCGGCCTCGTGCCAAACGTGCTGCAAGCCTATGCCTTTGACATAGACAAGCTCAACGCCTTCACAGCGCTCTACAATGACCTGATGCTCGCCCAAAGCGGCCTGAGCAAGCTTGAGCGCGAGATGATCGCCGTCGCGGTCTCCTCGATCAACAAATGCTTTTACTGCCTCACAGCTCATGGCCAAGCTGTTCGCCAGCTCTCGGGTGATCCGATGCTTGGTGAAATGCTGGTGATGAACTGGCGTGCTGCCGATCTTGACGCCCGCCAAACCGCGATGCTCTCTTTTTCCGAGAAAATCACTGTCGCCAGCTACACAATCGTTGAGGCCGACCGCGAGGCCCTGCGCGCCGTAGGCTTTTCGGACCGCGACATCTGGGACATTGCCAATGTCGCAGGCTTTTACAACATGACCAACCGTGTGGCCTCCGCCACAGATATGCGCCCAAATGACGAGTATCACGCGCAATCGCGCTAA
- a CDS encoding GNAT family N-acetyltransferase, with translation MDSDAQIEISLNPSLRDIPQADWDACAHALGPRPRDPFTTHRFLLALEESSSVGPGTGWQPLYLTVHQDGQIIGCAPLYGKSHSQGEYIFDFNWADAFTRAGGQYYPKFQIAVPFTPATGPRFLAREGFETVAMPALVQGAIQVAAEQGVSSLHVTFCTEDEAIAGAAMGLLRRTTQQFHWENHGFETFADFLTTLTARKRKNIRRERTEAQNFGGTIRRLTGDQIKAEHWDAFWQFYQDTGRRKWGTPYLTREFFDIAQETLRDDMILILAERDGVPIAGALNFIGEQALFGRYWGCVEDHRCLHFELCYYQAIEAAIELGLPRVEAGAQGEHKLARGYLPTTCHSLHWLADEGFSRAVEQYLVSEHRAIGEEIEILTGYGPFKSDKREEQD, from the coding sequence ATGGACAGTGACGCGCAAATTGAAATCAGCCTCAATCCCAGCTTGCGCGACATCCCGCAAGCCGATTGGGATGCCTGCGCCCATGCCCTCGGTCCCCGCCCGCGTGACCCGTTCACAACCCATCGCTTCCTTCTAGCACTCGAAGAAAGCAGCTCGGTCGGTCCTGGCACAGGATGGCAGCCGCTCTATCTCACGGTGCACCAAGACGGCCAGATCATCGGCTGTGCTCCGCTCTACGGCAAATCACACTCGCAAGGCGAATATATCTTTGATTTCAACTGGGCCGATGCCTTCACCCGCGCAGGTGGACAGTATTACCCAAAGTTCCAAATCGCCGTGCCCTTTACACCAGCCACAGGTCCACGCTTTCTTGCTCGGGAGGGCTTTGAGACGGTTGCCATGCCCGCCCTCGTCCAAGGCGCGATCCAAGTCGCCGCAGAGCAAGGCGTCAGTTCGCTGCATGTGACCTTCTGCACAGAAGATGAAGCAATAGCAGGCGCCGCCATGGGCCTTCTGCGCCGGACCACGCAGCAGTTTCATTGGGAAAACCACGGTTTTGAAACCTTTGCAGACTTCCTCACAACCCTGACCGCACGCAAGCGCAAGAACATCCGCCGCGAGCGCACCGAGGCGCAAAACTTTGGCGGAACCATCCGTCGCCTCACAGGCGATCAGATCAAAGCCGAACATTGGGACGCCTTCTGGCAGTTCTACCAAGATACAGGCCGTCGCAAATGGGGCACGCCCTACCTGACCCGCGAATTTTTCGATATCGCCCAAGAGACCCTGCGCGACGACATGATCCTGATATTGGCCGAGCGTGACGGCGTACCCATCGCAGGTGCGCTCAACTTCATAGGCGAGCAGGCGCTTTTCGGCCGCTACTGGGGCTGTGTCGAAGATCACCGCTGCCTACATTTCGAGCTGTGTTACTATCAAGCCATCGAGGCCGCTATTGAGCTGGGCCTGCCTCGTGTCGAAGCCGGTGCACAAGGCGAACACAAGTTGGCGCGCGGGTATCTGCCCACAACCTGCCACTCGCTGCACTGGCTCGCTGACGAAGGCTTCTCGCGCGCAGTCGAGCAGTATCTCGTATCAGAGCACCGCGCGATTGGCGAAGAAATCGAAATATTGACAGGCTATGGCCCGTTCAAATCCGACAAAAGGGAGGAACAAGATTGA
- a CDS encoding quinone-dependent dihydroorotate dehydrogenase gives MTKLEALALKAMHAFDPERAHGLAISALKLGLVPLSGPVTSPRLATTLAGLNLPNPVGLAAGFDKNAEVLAPLARAGFGFVEVGAVTPRAQPGNPKPRLFRLTEDQAAINRFGFNNQGMEAANTRLANRPKDAVIGLNLGANKDSENRAEDFARVLSYCGAHLDFATVNVSSPNTEKLRDLQGAEALSALLAGVMEANNWLKKPLPIFLKIAPDLTDTEISEIADVALAQGLSAIIATNTTLSRDGLHSAAKSEAGGLSGAPLFERSTRVLAKLSKATEGKLPLVGVGGIATAEQAYAKILAGASAVQLYTALVYHGLSLASEIAQGLDTLLEKDGFANVADAVGTGRDAWI, from the coding sequence ATGACTAAGCTCGAAGCCCTCGCACTCAAAGCCATGCACGCCTTTGATCCAGAGCGCGCCCACGGCCTTGCCATATCTGCGCTCAAACTCGGCCTCGTGCCGCTGTCTGGTCCCGTCACATCGCCGCGTTTGGCGACCACGCTTGCAGGCCTTAATCTGCCGAATCCGGTCGGCCTCGCCGCGGGCTTTGACAAAAATGCCGAGGTGCTCGCCCCGCTCGCACGCGCAGGGTTCGGCTTTGTTGAAGTCGGCGCCGTGACACCCCGCGCACAGCCGGGCAACCCCAAGCCCCGCCTTTTCCGCCTGACCGAAGACCAAGCCGCCATCAACCGCTTCGGCTTTAACAACCAAGGCATGGAAGCCGCCAACACACGGCTGGCAAATCGCCCGAAAGACGCCGTTATCGGCCTCAATCTTGGCGCCAACAAAGACAGCGAGAACCGCGCCGAAGACTTCGCCCGCGTGCTCAGCTATTGCGGCGCGCATCTTGACTTTGCCACGGTCAATGTCTCCTCCCCCAACACAGAAAAGCTGCGCGATCTACAAGGCGCTGAAGCGCTTTCGGCCCTGCTCGCAGGCGTGATGGAGGCCAACAACTGGCTCAAAAAGCCTCTGCCCATCTTTCTCAAAATCGCCCCCGACTTGACCGACACAGAGATCAGCGAAATCGCCGATGTTGCTCTCGCTCAAGGCCTGAGTGCCATCATCGCAACCAACACCACCCTGTCACGCGACGGCCTGCATAGCGCCGCCAAATCCGAGGCAGGCGGGCTTTCTGGCGCGCCGCTCTTTGAGCGCTCCACACGCGTTCTTGCAAAGCTCAGCAAAGCCACCGAAGGCAAGCTCCCCCTCGTTGGTGTAGGCGGGATCGCCACAGCCGAACAAGCTTACGCCAAAATCCTCGCAGGCGCGTCTGCCGTACAGCTTTATACAGCGCTCGTTTATCACGGCCTGAGCCTCGCCAGCGAGATCGCTCAAGGCCTTGATACGCTGCTTGAAAAAGA
- the map gene encoding type I methionyl aminopeptidase, with protein sequence MGEKHNGPVTRDGIRIHSEADFAGMRAAGRLAADILDRIGEHVFVGQSTAEIDRIVEDMVNAAGAKSATIGYKGYEHASCISINHVVCHGIPSDKKLKDGDILNIDVTVIVDGWFGDTSRMFVAGKLGRKAERLIEITHEALFKGIEAVKPGNTFGDIGYAIQSFVEAQRMSVVRDFCGHGLGTVFHAPPNVLHYGREGTGPVLEEGMFFTIEPMVNLGRPETKVLADDWTAVTRDKSLSAQFEHSIGVTATGYEIFTLSPAGRFHPTYG encoded by the coding sequence GTGGGTGAGAAGCATAACGGACCAGTGACGAGAGACGGTATTCGCATTCATAGCGAGGCCGATTTTGCAGGGATGCGCGCGGCGGGGCGCTTGGCAGCAGACATTCTGGACCGCATTGGCGAGCATGTTTTTGTTGGACAGAGCACAGCTGAGATTGACCGTATCGTTGAGGACATGGTCAATGCGGCGGGAGCCAAATCAGCCACCATCGGCTATAAAGGCTATGAACACGCGAGCTGTATTTCGATTAACCATGTGGTGTGTCACGGCATCCCCTCAGACAAAAAGCTCAAGGATGGCGACATTCTCAACATCGATGTGACGGTGATTGTTGACGGCTGGTTTGGCGATACAAGCCGAATGTTTGTGGCGGGTAAACTTGGCCGCAAGGCGGAACGTCTGATCGAGATTACCCATGAAGCGCTGTTCAAGGGGATTGAAGCGGTCAAGCCTGGCAACACTTTTGGCGATATTGGCTACGCGATCCAGAGCTTTGTTGAAGCGCAGCGCATGTCAGTGGTGCGCGACTTCTGTGGGCACGGGCTTGGCACTGTGTTTCATGCGCCGCCAAATGTTTTGCATTACGGGCGCGAAGGCACGGGGCCTGTTTTGGAGGAGGGTATGTTCTTTACCATCGAGCCGATGGTGAACCTTGGGCGGCCTGAAACCAAAGTTCTGGCGGACGATTGGACGGCTGTGACGCGGGACAAGTCTCTCAGCGCGCAGTTTGAGCACTCGATTGGCGTGACTGCGACGGGCTATGAGATCTTTACCCTGTCGCCTGCTGGGCGGTTTCACCCGACGTATGGCTAG
- a CDS encoding molybdopterin-binding protein: MSNPTAAMLVIGDEILSGRTRDANMHHLAGELTKAGITLSEVRVVSDDAPAIVAAVQALSAAYDTVFTSGGIGPTHDDITADCIAEAFGAHIDVRDDARALLAAFYEETGREFNAARMRMARIPDGATLIDNPVSVAPGFTLNNVHVMAGVPSVFQAMLATVLPTLTGGAPLLSQTLRINRGEGDIAGPLADLAARYPALSIGSYPFQDNGVYGANIVMRSSDGPLLDKAMCELAEIFPA, encoded by the coding sequence ATGAGCAACCCAACAGCCGCAATGCTCGTCATCGGCGACGAGATTCTCTCAGGCCGCACCCGCGACGCCAATATGCATCACCTCGCAGGCGAACTAACCAAAGCAGGCATCACACTTTCGGAGGTCCGTGTTGTGTCTGATGATGCCCCCGCTATTGTCGCGGCGGTTCAGGCGCTCTCTGCGGCTTATGACACAGTGTTCACATCAGGCGGCATTGGCCCAACCCATGATGACATCACCGCTGATTGTATAGCAGAAGCCTTCGGCGCACATATCGATGTGCGCGATGATGCCCGCGCATTGCTCGCCGCCTTCTATGAAGAGACCGGCCGAGAGTTCAACGCCGCCCGTATGCGCATGGCGCGCATCCCTGATGGCGCGACGCTTATTGACAACCCTGTATCCGTCGCGCCCGGCTTCACACTTAACAATGTTCATGTCATGGCCGGCGTCCCGTCTGTCTTCCAAGCCATGCTCGCCACGGTCTTGCCGACCCTCACAGGCGGCGCGCCACTGCTGAGCCAAACCCTGCGCATCAACCGCGGCGAAGGCGATATCGCAGGCCCCTTGGCTGATCTGGCCGCGCGCTACCCCGCGTTGTCTATCGGCTCCTACCCGTTTCAAGACAATGGCGTATACGGCGCAAACATCGTTATGCGCAGCTCTGATGGCCCTCTGTTGGACAAGGCCATGTGCGAGCTCGCCGAGATATTCCCCGCATGA
- the sfsA gene encoding DNA/RNA nuclease SfsA, whose product MRFQTPLEPATLLRRYKRFLADIRFADGREAVAHCANPGSMMGLAETGMRIWVEPNDDPKKKLKYGWRLVEHGGGDFTGVDTSAANRVVKAGLEARAIAGLEYDGVRPEVKYGEKSRVDFLLQGGARDIYLEVKSVTLMRTAGLAEFPDSVTARGLKHLQELTTMVSQGHRAVLLFLVQRTDAKVVSVAGDIDAAYAAGLRAALAAGVEALAYDCVIDLQGITLGKPLDFQF is encoded by the coding sequence ATGCGCTTTCAAACCCCACTTGAGCCTGCGACACTCTTGCGCCGCTATAAACGCTTTCTTGCTGATATCCGCTTCGCGGACGGACGCGAGGCAGTGGCGCATTGTGCAAATCCTGGCTCGATGATGGGGCTGGCCGAGACCGGCATGCGCATTTGGGTGGAGCCCAATGACGACCCCAAGAAAAAGCTCAAATATGGCTGGCGGCTTGTGGAGCATGGTGGCGGGGATTTTACGGGGGTGGATACCTCTGCTGCGAACCGTGTTGTCAAGGCGGGGCTTGAGGCCCGCGCTATTGCCGGGCTTGAATATGATGGGGTGCGCCCTGAAGTGAAATACGGTGAAAAGAGCCGTGTAGACTTTCTGCTGCAAGGTGGTGCACGTGATATTTATCTTGAGGTGAAATCGGTCACGCTGATGCGGACCGCAGGGCTTGCCGAATTCCCAGACTCTGTCACTGCGCGGGGACTGAAGCATTTGCAGGAGCTGACTACGATGGTCTCGCAAGGGCATCGGGCTGTGCTTTTGTTTCTAGTCCAGCGCACGGATGCGAAAGTGGTGAGCGTGGCGGGAGATATTGATGCGGCTTATGCAGCTGGGTTGCGCGCGGCTCTGGCGGCGGGCGTCGAGGCTCTGGCGTATGATTGTGTGATTGACCTGCAAGGTATCACCCTTGGAAAGCCGTTGGATTTTCAGTTTTGA
- a CDS encoding OmpA family protein, with translation MTSITRNRANVFSAALALMCLTAAPLLAEALALPANARLTREVVKSAASYSAPVAPYAAGLLPVFEVQGRITKQAYRIPQQGITPQQILTPIEESLVAAGFDPLFKCQDRFCGGFDFRFSTDVLPAPDMFVDLFDYIFLTARRMPEGSAASEYITLLVSRDSTAGYVQIIQVTPEGATPLATERGEPLVAQPVVTPRQPKGPIGTELETRGHAVLSDLTFETGSSDLGQGAFASLEALATYLRANPTRKVALVGHTDTVGSLSGNIALSKRRATSVMQRLASAHGIPAAQMEAEGMGYLSPVVSNLTDKGREANRRVEVVLLSTE, from the coding sequence ATGACGAGTATCACGCGCAATCGCGCTAACGTTTTCAGCGCTGCTCTGGCGCTCATGTGTCTGACCGCCGCGCCGCTTCTTGCCGAAGCTCTCGCGCTGCCTGCCAACGCGCGCCTCACCCGCGAAGTCGTCAAAAGCGCCGCGAGCTATTCCGCCCCCGTCGCGCCCTACGCAGCAGGGCTTCTGCCTGTGTTCGAGGTGCAGGGCCGCATTACAAAACAAGCCTATCGCATCCCACAGCAAGGCATTACACCCCAACAGATTCTCACACCGATTGAAGAAAGCTTAGTCGCAGCAGGCTTTGACCCTCTGTTCAAATGCCAAGACAGGTTCTGCGGTGGCTTTGACTTCCGTTTTTCAACCGATGTCTTGCCCGCGCCTGACATGTTCGTAGATCTGTTTGATTATATCTTCCTCACCGCAAGACGCATGCCCGAAGGCAGCGCTGCCTCCGAATATATCACCCTTCTTGTGAGTCGCGACAGCACCGCAGGCTATGTGCAGATCATCCAAGTCACCCCCGAAGGCGCAACACCGCTCGCCACAGAACGTGGCGAACCACTTGTCGCCCAGCCTGTTGTCACCCCGCGCCAGCCCAAAGGCCCCATCGGGACAGAGCTTGAAACACGTGGCCACGCTGTCCTCTCTGATCTGACCTTTGAAACAGGCTCATCCGACCTTGGCCAAGGTGCCTTTGCTAGCCTTGAGGCCCTTGCAACATACCTGCGCGCAAACCCGACCCGCAAAGTCGCTCTTGTCGGCCATACCGATACAGTCGGCTCGCTCTCGGGCAACATAGCCCTTTCCAAGCGCCGCGCCACATCAGTCATGCAACGTCTCGCCTCCGCGCATGGTATCCCCGCCGCACAAATGGAAGCCGAAGGTATGGGTTATCTTTCCCCCGTGGTAAGCAACCTCACAGACAAAGGCCGCGAAGCCAACAGACGCGTCGAGGTGGTGCTTCTCAGCACAGAGTAG
- a CDS encoding 4a-hydroxytetrahydrobiopterin dehydratase, with amino-acid sequence MIEVLSDTAREQLLEPLFENGWAQDETRDAITKTYKFKDFTEAFGWMTQAALWAEKWNHHPEWSNVYNRVTVTLTTHDAGGLSSLDAKLARKMDSF; translated from the coding sequence TTGATAGAAGTTCTCAGCGATACGGCCCGCGAACAACTCCTCGAGCCCCTGTTTGAAAACGGCTGGGCGCAGGACGAAACCCGCGACGCCATCACAAAAACATACAAATTCAAAGACTTTACTGAGGCCTTCGGCTGGATGACACAGGCCGCGCTATGGGCCGAAAAGTGGAACCATCACCCAGAATGGAGCAATGTCTACAACCGCGTCACTGTCACGCTCACAACCCACGATGCAGGCGGCCTCAGCTCACTTGACGCAAAGCTCGCACGGAAGATGGACAGTTTCTAA
- a CDS encoding DUF952 domain-containing protein has translation MLILKIFRAPEWAALRANGESQGAPIDVADGYVHFSTPTQAQETAAKHFAGEEGLVLLAVDAEAVDDDLEWEVSRGDDLFPHLYRKLKLSDVVAHWPLPLVDGVHVFPEEALADD, from the coding sequence ATGCTGATCCTCAAGATATTCCGCGCCCCCGAATGGGCGGCCCTGCGCGCAAACGGCGAAAGCCAAGGCGCGCCGATTGATGTAGCCGATGGCTATGTGCATTTCTCAACGCCAACACAGGCGCAAGAAACCGCTGCAAAGCACTTTGCCGGCGAAGAGGGCCTCGTGCTACTGGCGGTTGACGCCGAAGCCGTCGATGACGACCTCGAATGGGAGGTCTCGCGTGGCGATGATCTTTTCCCACATCTTTACCGCAAGCTGAAACTTTCAGATGTCGTCGCGCATTGGCCGCTTCCGCTCGTCGATGGCGTTCATGTCTTTCCCGAAGAGGCCTTGGCCGATGACTAA